One genomic window of Maribacter aquivivus includes the following:
- a CDS encoding DUF4175 family protein produces the protein MQDYKHILDKLNQFIQKHYSQVLLKGILLFFAFGLLFFLMIIGVEYFLWMNTTGRMILFGIFIAVELFLLFKYIFTPIFYLFKLKQGIGPKDAAQMIGRHFPEVGDKLTNLLNLANDPQQSELLLASINQRSKQLDPIPFSNAIDFRDSLKYLKYAIIPIAIIGLVLLSGNWNSFFGTYERVINYEIAYEKPAPFQFELLSNNLKTLQDETFVIQVATRGNVKPENVYIEIDGKQILLQQNTGFYEYIFVPPITTTVFRFTSNEVNSREYTLTALETPSILDFTMNLTYPAYLNKPNESVKSTGNAVIPEGTKIQWIIDGENTDKINLTSKDTVIPLAKEKNRFEFQKSIYNDFNYELTTTNKNVKDYERLTYNFKVIKDRYPTIKVNQVLDSLNPNVSYYTGNATDDYGLRKIDIVYFVVGKEEKKNTINLLKPTSNYEQFYYTFPSGLELEKGKNYGFYFEVTDNDAIHNGKTTKSQIYQQVLLDENQLKNKDLESQQSLIKDLDKSLQKSKEQKESLEEINQNQKEKNSLNFNDKNQIKDYLKKQEQQEQLMQKFSKELKENLNKENKDDKLNQLLQERLERQEEQAKKNQQLLEELSKVADKIKKEDLTKKLEELGKKQQNSQRSLEQLLELTKRYYVTEKASQIARDLEELAKKQEELSEQNNENNTAKKQKELNEQFDKISAEMDALKKDNEKLKKPIDINIEKSKKESVQEDQKEALEKLDKNTPNDQNKPTSSDANKKQKSAADKMKEMSKQLSESSSGGGGGSSVTEDAEMLRQILDNLIIFSFKQETLYDRLTAREDHDATQYSETVRDQNELKGLFEHVDDSLFALSLRQAELSEFVNEQITEVYYNIDKSLETMADGQMFQGISHQKYVLTAANSLADFLAEVMDNMNSSMQMGKGSGQSEGGFQLPDIIKGQQQLGEKMGQQGKSGREGKEGKSGERKKGENGENGEGGKQGERGKQGANGKEGESGSDGENGKNGEGKNGKNGEKGEGGENGQGNNGSNGTNGQGQGSMSETELKEIYEIYQNQQKLRQELEKQLENMINSGDQKLGQKLIKQMEDFENDLLENGITQRTINKANTIQYELLKLENAALKQGEKSERESNRNTKDFTNPITTKPSLLDNYLNEIEILNRQSLPLRQNFQSKVKEYFKAND, from the coding sequence TTGCAAGACTATAAGCACATTTTAGACAAATTAAATCAGTTTATTCAAAAACACTATTCTCAAGTTCTACTGAAAGGTATATTATTATTCTTCGCCTTCGGTTTACTGTTTTTTCTGATGATTATAGGAGTAGAATATTTTCTTTGGATGAATACCACTGGAAGAATGATTCTATTCGGAATTTTTATAGCCGTAGAGTTATTTCTACTCTTCAAATACATTTTTACTCCAATATTCTACTTATTTAAACTAAAACAGGGTATCGGTCCAAAAGATGCAGCTCAAATGATTGGGAGGCATTTTCCTGAAGTAGGAGATAAGCTAACTAATTTACTAAATCTAGCAAATGACCCGCAACAATCAGAATTATTGCTCGCAAGTATAAACCAAAGATCAAAACAGCTAGACCCAATTCCGTTTTCGAATGCTATTGACTTTAGAGATTCCCTAAAATACTTGAAATACGCTATAATTCCGATTGCTATAATAGGTTTAGTGCTATTATCAGGAAATTGGAACAGTTTTTTTGGTACTTATGAACGGGTAATCAACTATGAAATAGCATATGAAAAGCCTGCACCGTTCCAATTTGAATTGTTATCAAATAATCTGAAAACATTACAAGATGAAACCTTTGTCATACAAGTTGCTACTAGAGGCAATGTAAAACCAGAAAACGTATATATTGAAATAGACGGCAAACAAATTCTTTTACAACAGAACACTGGTTTCTATGAATATATATTCGTCCCGCCGATTACCACTACGGTCTTTAGATTTACATCAAATGAAGTAAATTCTAGAGAGTATACCTTAACAGCTTTAGAGACCCCTTCCATTTTAGATTTCACTATGAATCTAACATATCCTGCCTATTTAAATAAGCCAAACGAAAGTGTAAAAAGTACGGGGAACGCTGTAATACCTGAAGGCACCAAAATACAATGGATAATAGATGGTGAAAATACCGATAAAATTAATCTAACTTCAAAAGACACTGTAATACCTCTCGCAAAAGAAAAAAACAGGTTTGAATTCCAAAAAAGTATCTACAATGATTTTAATTACGAACTCACTACTACAAATAAAAATGTTAAAGACTACGAACGTCTTACTTATAACTTTAAAGTAATTAAAGATAGGTACCCTACAATCAAGGTAAATCAAGTTCTAGATAGTTTGAATCCAAATGTTTCATATTACACCGGCAATGCAACTGATGATTATGGGTTACGTAAAATAGATATAGTATACTTTGTAGTTGGAAAAGAAGAAAAAAAGAATACCATAAACCTATTGAAACCAACTTCAAATTATGAACAATTTTATTACACTTTTCCTTCAGGTTTGGAACTAGAAAAAGGTAAAAATTATGGCTTTTATTTCGAGGTAACAGACAACGATGCTATACATAATGGTAAGACCACAAAAAGTCAAATATACCAACAAGTATTACTAGATGAAAATCAATTAAAAAACAAAGATTTAGAGTCTCAACAGTCACTAATAAAAGACCTTGATAAATCTTTGCAAAAATCTAAAGAACAGAAGGAATCTTTAGAAGAAATTAATCAAAATCAGAAAGAAAAAAACAGTCTAAATTTTAATGATAAAAATCAAATAAAAGACTATTTAAAAAAGCAAGAACAGCAAGAACAGCTGATGCAAAAATTTAGTAAAGAATTAAAAGAAAATCTAAATAAAGAAAACAAGGATGACAAATTAAACCAATTGTTACAAGAACGTTTAGAACGCCAAGAAGAACAAGCAAAGAAAAACCAGCAACTCCTTGAAGAACTTAGTAAAGTAGCTGATAAAATAAAAAAAGAAGACCTTACCAAAAAACTAGAAGAACTAGGTAAAAAACAACAAAACAGTCAACGTAGTCTAGAGCAATTATTAGAATTAACCAAACGGTATTATGTTACGGAAAAGGCATCCCAAATTGCACGTGACTTAGAAGAGTTAGCTAAAAAACAAGAAGAACTTTCAGAACAAAATAATGAGAATAATACCGCTAAGAAACAGAAAGAATTAAATGAACAATTTGATAAAATATCAGCTGAAATGGACGCTCTTAAAAAGGACAATGAAAAGCTCAAAAAACCAATTGATATAAATATCGAAAAAAGTAAAAAAGAAAGTGTTCAAGAAGACCAAAAAGAGGCATTAGAAAAACTGGATAAAAACACCCCCAATGACCAAAATAAACCAACCAGTTCTGACGCTAATAAAAAACAAAAATCTGCCGCAGATAAAATGAAGGAAATGAGTAAACAACTTAGCGAATCATCTTCTGGTGGAGGCGGTGGTTCATCTGTAACAGAAGATGCAGAAATGTTAAGACAAATTCTTGATAATCTTATCATATTTTCATTCAAACAAGAAACCCTATATGACCGATTAACAGCTAGAGAAGACCATGATGCTACTCAATATTCTGAAACTGTACGAGACCAAAATGAATTAAAAGGTTTATTTGAACATGTGGATGATAGTCTTTTTGCATTATCACTTAGACAGGCTGAACTTTCAGAATTTGTAAACGAACAAATTACCGAAGTATACTATAACATTGATAAATCTTTAGAAACGATGGCAGATGGTCAAATGTTCCAAGGAATTTCTCATCAAAAATATGTTCTAACAGCAGCAAATAGCCTTGCAGATTTTCTAGCAGAAGTAATGGACAATATGAACTCGAGTATGCAAATGGGAAAAGGTTCTGGACAAAGTGAAGGTGGTTTTCAATTACCAGATATTATCAAAGGACAACAACAATTGGGCGAAAAAATGGGTCAACAAGGTAAGTCTGGAAGGGAAGGAAAAGAAGGTAAAAGTGGAGAAAGAAAAAAAGGTGAGAATGGAGAAAATGGTGAAGGAGGAAAACAAGGCGAACGTGGTAAACAGGGAGCTAATGGAAAAGAGGGAGAGAGTGGAAGTGATGGTGAAAATGGAAAAAATGGCGAAGGAAAAAATGGCAAAAACGGAGAAAAAGGTGAAGGTGGAGAAAACGGACAAGGAAATAATGGATCTAACGGTACAAATGGGCAAGGGCAAGGTTCAATGAGTGAAACCGAACTAAAAGAAATATATGAAATCTATCAAAATCAGCAAAAATTAAGACAAGAATTAGAAAAACAACTTGAAAATATGATTAATTCTGGAGATCAAAAACTAGGTCAAAAGTTGATCAAACAGATGGAAGATTTTGAGAACGATCTTTTAGAAAACGGAATTACCCAGCGTACTATCAACAAAGCCAATACTATACAGTATGAATTGTTGAAATTAGAGAACGCAGCACTAAAGCAAGGAGAGAAATCTGAACGAGAAAGTAATAGGAATACAAAAGACTTCACAAATCCTATTACTACTAAACCCTCATTATTAGATAATTATCTTAATGAAATTGAAATTTTAAATAGGCAAAGCTTACCTTTGCGGCAAAATTTTCAATCTAAGGTTAAAGAGTACTTCAAAGCAAATGATTAA